TCAGGAAGAGGCAAGGTCATCTGAGCAGACCTGTGATTCAGGCCCTGCAGCCTCCGGTAAGCAACCCAGAAGGGCCCAGGGCAGCGCCTGGCCCCCAGCACAGGCCTGGTGCACGCTTCCTTCACCCTGTGCTCAGCTTTCCGTGTCTGAGCGGCACCCTACTTTCTGGGTACCCCGACCCCTGATCCCCTTGCCGCATCCCATCCCTGGGGAGTCTCACGACCCCTCAGCGTCTCAGCGCTGCACTCACGCTCTGGTCGTCGTCCTCACTCCGCATGTGGTCCGCAATGAAGCGAACGCCATCCACCGCTTCCCGGAGGCCACATCCACAGGGTCCCGCAGAACGGCCCGAGCCGGCCACAGGCGCAGGCTCCGACCCGAAAGCCCCGGCCAAGCCTTGCACGGAGGCGCGGTTGACGAAGCAGGTGCAGGAGTCGGCCCCGGGGGCTTCGTGGAAGAAGAGGGCCCCGGCGCCCTCGCGCTCTCGTTGGCGACGCCGCATGCGGAGGCGCTGACGGGCACAATGGTGGCGCGGCTGCTGCATGAAGAGCAAAGTGGGCAGCTTCTCCAGGAAGACGACCTTGACCCAGGGCGCCATGGTGTGCGTGGTGGGAGAGCGGTGGTGCACGTTGAGCACACACACGCTGGTGACGATGGAGAAGGTGACAAGCACCATGGTGAACATGAGGTACTTGCCCACGAGCGGCACGTCCAGGGAGGTGGGCGGCACGATCTTAGAGATGAGCAGCAGGAAGACGGTGAGCGCCAGCAGCACGGAGATGCACAGGGTCATCTTCTCGCCGCAGTCCGAGGGCAGGTAGAAGACCAGGATGGCCAGCGAGGTGATGAGCACGCACGGGATGATGAGGTTGATGGTGTAGAAGAGCGGCTTGCGGCGGATGATGAAGTCGTAGGTGATGTCCACGTACGTGGAGTCGTCGGGGTTCTCGTTGCGCCGGCCCGGGAGGGCCACAATGTCCCACTCCCCGCTGGGTGTGAAGTCGTCCAGGCTGGCCACGTCGCTCTTGAGCACCAGGTCGATCTCCGTGCGGTCGTAGGTCCAGGAGCGGAACTTCATGGTGCAGTTCTGCTGGTCGAAGGGGAAGTGCTTCACTTCAATCTTGCAGGCGCTCTTGTAGATGGCAGGTGGCAGCCAGAAAATGCTACCGTCGTAGGAGACCACCGCGTTGGAATAGAAGGACACCTCGTACATGCCATCCGCACTGCCAAGGGATGGGCACAGTCAGTCCTGGCCTAAGCATTTCCCTGTCCCCACCCATCAACCCCCtgagtgggaggagaggagagccaGAGGAAGGTAGGAGGAGGGGCATCCCAGTCTGAGAGTCACCCTCCAGGAGTCCCGAGAAGTAGAGCCAGGGTTGAGCAAGAAGGGGATGCTGGTGGTGTGATAGGTAGAGAGGTGGGGGGCATATCCATTACTTGTCACATATTGTGCAGGTTGGTTGTTTCTCATGAGGGTGGAGATGTTGGGGAAGGTGGGGAGACCAGAGTGAGGATCCCTAAGCAGTAAAGAAGGATAGGGGAAGGTAGGAGTAAAGGACGGTCGCATCAGTTGAGGGAAGTCATTTTGTACCTTAGAGGTGGGAGGGATTGCTGCAGGAGGCAGGACAGAACCTGAGAACCTGGAGGAGAAACTGGGACCTTAAAGTTCTCttcccaggcttccagaaaaacATATTCTTGAATCAGTTTAGGCACTGGGGGCTGTCAGTTTTTTAAATCCCCACCAAAGCCCCTAACACTGGCAGTCCTGATTGACTGAGAAGGGGCTGGTCGTGGTCCAAGTCCCTGTGGCTGTCCACCCCGGACCTCACTTCCTGGGTCTGTCTCCTTGGCTACTGCCTGCCTGCATATCTAGCAATGAAAAGTCCCTTTTCTCACAGCATAAGCTtacttctcttatttttacaagACTTCCTCCTTCACTGAGCACTCCCATGGTCCCCCTCAACCTTCCTGTTCCTCCAGAGTCACCTACTTGTTGTACAGGACCACATCTGGGAGCCAGATGTGTTTGGACGGGAGTCGAACTTTCTTCATATTGTCGAACTCCTCGGGCTTCCAGGTGAGGCGGTAGTCCTCCCACTCctaggaaagggagagagggagggaggcagcacCAACCCCTGCCTCAGGGAGGGACCCAAGGTCAAGGCAGGAGACACGAGGGAACCCTTATGGCCTGAAGAAGCTTTTAAAAGTCAGCTCCCTCCACTGTGACTTCTCTGCCCAACAAGTGTAGCTCATATGACACCTTCTCATTTCATTTGCACAACTAAGCCAACGTAGTACAATCTACATTTTACCAATGAGAAAGTGAATCTTGGAGTCTAATTAAAGTCACAGAGCTGGTGAGTGGCCAAACTGAGTTTCCAATCCAATGATTTAAGACTCCGAAATCTGTACCTTTCAAAGGAGGAGGATGGGGTGGGAAGAGCACTAACCTGGGTCAACCAGACATTGGTGGTCATGATCTGCTCCCGCTCATGCTGCAAGGAAATACAGTTGCTGATGAGAaaccccctgcccccagcctcacACCAACTGTAGTCCTACCGCCAGGACCCATGGTCCCTCCCACATTGGACACCAGAGGAgtaaacactaacactaacacattCTAGCTGGGTTGACTTCAGTAATGGGCAGAGAGTTTGAGACCACCACTCACCACACTGATGAGCTGGGCCAGTGATACCATGAGCTGTACTGTCACCAGTTCAGAGCCATTGGTGGCTGGGCGGATAAGCTTGTTATAGCGGGAAGGATCCAGGAGATGTTCCACCAGTCGCTCCTCTGTGTCTGTACCCCATACCCCTGGACAAGGTGGGGGAAGGAAGTGAGTTAATATATCCTTATATTACTCTTGGAAATGCAGGCCACAGAGTTGATGTTGctctgatttttcatttcattttagttaCTTAATTAATTTGAAAGATGGGGTCTAACTATGTGGGACATGTGGGACACTATGTGTCAACATGTGGGACAATCTAGTTGGCCCAACCAGAAGGCTATAGCTTCCTACTGCCCCATCCCTAAGGATACTGAAAAATGTTTAGGTTACTCTGTGAGGCCCAGATCAAGACCCTCATAGAGAAGCCCCTCACTGAGGCCACTGACCAAAGAGTCCAAACGGAGATGTCCATACTAAGAACCCACTCCTCTTGCCTCAAAGTCTCAGAGGTGGTTTCAAAACACGTGAGGTTTCTGCTTCCATGGTTTTCCCAAGAAACACCTGATCGGTGTGGGCAAATATCATGTGTCGGCACATGTGACCGTGGTCACGATACCATGCCGctcccttgcaggcactgggttGGTGTGGGACTGTAGGACGACCTGCGCTGTGCATCAGGGCATACATTGAATCCTAAGCCCCATAATACAGAGGTCCACCCCGTGAGTTGGCACACAGGGTAGCAAGCTCATTCCACCGCACATTCCCCTTACTTTCCCCTCCACACTCTCTATCCCCCTCTTTAGCTCTGCGAAAGCCCActgctccccagcccctcagagaaCTCCTCCATCTTTAGCCTGGCAGCTTCCTCCTTTCCAACTTCCAGTCTCGTCCCACCAGAGAAGTAAGCAGTCAGTCCTCTTCCCTTCCAGGACTGACCCTGGGGAGTGACCCAAATCAGGAGCCCAACGGGGAGACACATTGGGAAGTGATGGGAAGCCAAGGGAGAGGTCCTAGACCAGGCAGAATTCTGAGGCAACGTTTCACACAAAGTCAAATGGCATCTCAGCCACTGTCAGTCAGCCCCTCTCCCACccagagagctggggagagaCCCTTGCACCTGCCTCCCTGCCCTCCGCCCCCACTGGCCAGGTGTCCATCTCTTCCTCGATCTCTGACTCCTTCGGTGGATACCCGTTTCCGTTCGGTCTTTCAAGTGCTCGGGCAGCACCTGGGGGCTCTCCCCTAAGGGTCAGCAGGCACCGCACCTCCAGGGGACCCCTCCCGCCTTCCAGGCCCCCGAGCGTTGGCTGGGGTCGGCCGTCTTACCTGAGCACAGCCCGAGGAGGCCGAGGCTCCAGAGCAGCGCCGCGGGGCTGCAGCGCCGGGCCATGCCGCGGGCATACCTCGGCGCCTGGCCTGCAGCAGCTGGAGCGCGCGGCCGGCGGCAGGGCCCCGGGCGGGGCGCTGTCCGCGGTGCTGAAGCCGCGTCCGCGCCGCCCGCCGCTGGGCCCCGGCGGGGCGCGCCGTCTCCAGAGCTGCCGCGCCGGCTCCCGGAGGACGAGGGCCGCTCCCGCTGGCCCGGCCCGGCCCCGAGCCCTTCCGGCCGCTCTTCCCGGGAACACAATTGGCACCGCGAGGGGAGGAGCCTCCGCCCCGGAGGCGGAAGCGCCAGATCCCAGGGAAAAGGGGGTTCCTGGGTGGGCGGTGCGGACGGCCCGGCCTGGGCGGGGTGTGCGGGAGCTGGGAGAGGGTGCCACCGGGCGGTGCAGGAGCCTGAAGCCCCGGAGTCGGGTCAGGACCTGCAGAGGCTGGAGGGGCCTGGAGGCCGCGGGAAGGAGTGAGGCAAGTAGGTCAGAGCCCTCTTAGCGCAGCTGGAAGtgggagcagggagcagaggaCGGGGCGGAGACCCAGGGGTTCTGGGCTCCTGCCCTCCTTTCCTCCTACCGAAACCAGCGGTCCTGCTCCCCAGGAAGGCTGGGCTGCAGCAGAGAAAACGCATTTTAGGCCATTAGAGAAAGAGACGGGGAGAGGTGAATTCGCTGCCTTAAGAAAGCAAATAGCTTTGGCCTCGGGAATAGTCCCCTCCCCTGTCCCTTTCTTTACCTCCATAAACTTCCTAAAAGGCCGGACCCTGCCCTTTCCACGGGGGGGCCTAAGAGGAGAGGTCTAAGTTTCATCTGAAAAGAAGGCACCCTCGCAGGTCTTGAAGAATAAAAGGACCAGCAGCCCTTAGGAATGGTCCTTTTTCGCCCCCTGTTCGTCTCCACTCCAGGCTTTGTCTTTGTGGCTGGGGAGATCAGGGGACAATTTcacaaagaaagaatgaaggaagctAACACAAAGGAGAGCAAAGATGAGAGAGGTGTCAAAACTCAATGACATCTTTTATCTTGAAAGCCCTGAACTTTTAGCTGCTGAGCCAATAAaggccccccttttttttctaagTGGGTTTGTTGTCACTTTTAACCAAAAGGCTCCTGACTAAAGCCGACTTATCCAGCAAGGCTCTGTCTGTCTCATCCACGTTCCCCAATCTCACCTTGGCCAATCTCACCTTGGCCACTCCACACTCCGGCTCTTGGCAGTGTCTTGAAGATCTTTGAACATTTGATCCTTCCCATCCCCCACACCTCAGGGACTTTTAAACTGTAGTTTGGCTCTTTTATCACCCATTTCCACCTAATTACCTTCTACTTAAATTTGAGTATTTGGCAGAAATTTCAGTTCCTCAAGCCAGTTGTGCCTGAGCAAGATCCTTATTAGGCACATGTTCCCAGAGCACGTCCAATGAAAGCTGATGTCTGCCTGCCTCTCCAATCTCATTACCAACCAGGACAGTGTCTGGCATGTTGTAAATCTTTAACAGGTAAGTAAAAGTACTAGTACAGAtagaaacaactttttttttttgcagtgctggggactaaaaactgacatttttaatgtttaggaGAGAATCCCTCTCATATAGAAGGAACTTATTTAACATgttcccagtttttaaaattgaggGGATGAAGCAGGACAAGTTCCAAgggctggag
This genomic interval from Urocitellus parryii isolate mUroPar1 chromosome 11, mUroPar1.hap1, whole genome shotgun sequence contains the following:
- the Chrnb2 gene encoding neuronal acetylcholine receptor subunit beta-2, yielding MARRCSPAALLWSLGLLGLCSGVWGTDTEERLVEHLLDPSRYNKLIRPATNGSELVTVQLMVSLAQLISVHEREQIMTTNVWLTQEWEDYRLTWKPEEFDNMKKVRLPSKHIWLPDVVLYNNADGMYEVSFYSNAVVSYDGSIFWLPPAIYKSACKIEVKHFPFDQQNCTMKFRSWTYDRTEIDLVLKSDVASLDDFTPSGEWDIVALPGRRNENPDDSTYVDITYDFIIRRKPLFYTINLIIPCVLITSLAILVFYLPSDCGEKMTLCISVLLALTVFLLLISKIVPPTSLDVPLVGKYLMFTMVLVTFSIVTSVCVLNVHHRSPTTHTMAPWVKVVFLEKLPTLLFMQQPRHHCARQRLRMRRRQREREGAGALFFHEAPGADSCTCFVNRASVQGLAGAFGSEPAPVAGSGRSAGPCGCGLREAVDGVRFIADHMRSEDDDQSVSEDWKYVAMVIDRLFLWVFVFVCVFGTIGMFLQPLFQNYTSTTLRHADHAAPSSK